Within Microcebus murinus isolate Inina chromosome 8, M.murinus_Inina_mat1.0, whole genome shotgun sequence, the genomic segment AAGAGCAGTGGGAATGGTAATGGACTGGACACCTTCCATGCTGTGCGGCTACTCTTAGCCAGTGCTTGTTGCAACCCTCAGTCATGAATAAGTAATAGACAGGCCCACTAATGTGATGAATGATTTTACTAACTATGAGAATGAGGCATCCTTATTTCTCAGCACGGTTACATGCTCATCATGTATTATTAACCATGTCTGtagtttttatagaaaataaatacagttgCCCAGGTCCCACGCCCAAATCAGGAAATCAGCATCTCTAGGAATGGGGCCCTGGAACTTGCACTTTACAAAGCTTCCCTGGTGATCCTGATGCACATCCAGAGCTGAGAACTGCTGAGAGACGGTGAGGAGAGAGACAAGAAGGCGAAGGGGGCCACGGCACCTCAGAGAGGCCACGGAAGTttgaggaggggtggggggcaaaGGCAGGAACAGAGGGGACAGCAGGGCAGGTGCACACAGGGAGCTTCTAGAATGCAGAGCTGGAGTGGAGGCAGTCGCTGCCCCCGTGGCAGCTCTGGGCCCCTTGTCCAGCCACCACTGGATGGCTGGAAGGGCTGGGCTAGGGGCAGAGGGCCAAGCTGTGACCAGAGGAGGGTCTGAGGCAGTGAGGGTGGGATGGTCCCTCACAGAAGGGCCCAAGGGGGAAAACTACCAGGTCCCCAGGGTGGTACGCAAACAGGCAGAGACGCACCTGCTCTCAGGAAGATCCCAGGGGAGCAGGAGTGCCTGCCTCCAGCTGCTGGCCGCAGCCTTTGCTTCTCCCACTGAAGGTCTATATCACATGGAGCCACCCAGAGGCACAGCCTCAAAGGACTGGCCTGTTACACTTGCCCAGAGCTGGCTGAGACTGGAGTCACCTGCCCCAGGCTCCCCAAGGGCACTGTCACTGGAGAGATCCTCCCTTGGCCTAGACCCCATGACCACTCCCATCTCATCTTCCCCCTTGGGCCCTAGCCTCTGGACCTTCCTGAGTAGGACCAGTGCAGGACCAGCACTGATCCTCAGGTTTTGGTAAAACGCCTACTGAGAAAATACCTTCATTTACTGCCTGACCAATCAAGTACAAATGTCTCCACTCTGTAGCTCTGTGAAGTAAAGGGGGTAGGATCGCATTTTAGAGATGctgacctccccctcccccgctggACAGCTGGACCTGCGGTGCCCATGGCCACGGAAAAGAGTGACGTAGCAGAAGCGAGTCTTGGCTTTGGGATTTCAAAAGCCTCATCCTCAAGGTGGGTGGCAAGAACTCAGGACAGATACAACGGATTTGGAAGAATATATGATGGGTTAGAGAACAAAGGACCCCTCTTTTTCCCACTGAAGATTCTATAGGCTGGTGGGGGTTGAGGGGCAAAGAGACTGTAGGGATTTCTGGGGTCCTTGAGAAAAGAGACCTGAGAAAGGTGGCTGCATCTGAAGAGAGAGGGGAGTATGACAAGTACTCCATATAGGTTTGGAGATTATAGAAAAGCCCCGGGCCCCACGTTTCCTGGCTAGAGCCTAGGAACACAGCCAGCGTGGAGCAGAGCAGGCCACTGGCTGTACATCTCAGCAGATGGGCCCAGAGCAGCCTGGTGGAGCTGCCTGAAGCCCAGGGGGGTGCAGGGCTAGGGGCTAGAACGTCCCACATGCCCCAAGCACAGGCAGACCCGGAGAGGCTTTGTCGTAATGAAGGAGCTAGACCAGCTGATGAGCAGATGGGGACGGGGATGTTTTAGCAGGTGCTGGCATGGAGGAATGATGACGGCTGAGGAACAAAGTCTTACACTACTTAAAACCTCCCCTTTCAGAGTCCACTTGCTagaggcttcttgggcgtggctctgggtaaagagataaaaaaaaaaaaagcctccccTTTCCACAGAGCTTAACCCCAGGGAAAGGTGAAGGGAGACCCCCAAAGTGACTGATATTAATTTCTAATCAGCTGGCGAAATGGGGTTCCTAATAGAAATTACAATCAGTGTTAGCAAAATAAAGTTATGTTTCTTGCAGATTAGAATTTATAGACTGAGTTGTACCTACTACATaagtaattaatattttctttatggttttgttgtaaataaaagataaaaatattttggtagagCAACACTCTATGCACAAAAGAAATGCCATTTGCAGCCTTTGTCAAATTTCCTTCGTGTCTTTGAATTCAGGAAGCACAGGGATCTTGCCACAAGTTCAGGTTAAATGACCATATCTTTGTTTGAGTGAAACCTACAAAGTCCAAGTTCATGGATTGTTCTTTTTGGTTTGTACAAGGCTGTCCATTGCTGGAGACTGAGGACACGAGGCACTGGTGAATGCTAAGGAGTTTTCTGGACAAGAACAGAAGGCGGGCCTCACTCCAACAGGCAGTTCTGTAAACAACTGCTGCTCCGTGGTGATCCGCAGCCCTGCAGCGATAACACTGCAGGGAGAGTAGGAGGGCAGTGGCAAAGTTGTGGGGAATCAGTAAAGTTCCTCACAACTTGGGGAGAACAGCTGGGACTCCCAGAAAGCTGGTGGCTCGAGGGGGACTCCGGAACCGCTGATTAAGCCTGTgggctgtgagctccctgcctcaCTGGGGCCAGTCATGACCCAGGTGGGGGAAAGGGTACACGTGGGTACGGAGCACACGGGCAATCCCAGTGCCTCTGGTTCAGAGACCTCCAGGGTGGACTCAGCTGTTCTCCTTATTGTCATCATCGCACGGTGCATTGGCATACCCGAGGGCTTCCGGGAGCACGGGCAAGGCAGGGCAGTTAGGGAGGGCTGGAGAAGCCTGTGTCGAAGAGATGGGAAGACAGTGACCAAACAGGGAGGGGACGGTGCCTTTCCAGCAGGGGAGTCTTACCACCCACTGCCGAGCAGGTGGACTTTGTGCCCCAACCTTCTGCGAGCCCCTAGCAAACATGCTACCAGAAAGAAGTCTGAGGTCATGTCACATTTACTGAGATGAGCACTTAGGTAGACGCTCCCCCTTTAAGCCTTCATTCTTCCCGAGAATGGAAATCCACATGGCAAAGGTTTATACAGCTTGCTTCCTTCTAATGGCAGTCCCAGCAAGTGAGAATTGAATCATGAGGGAACAGGTGAACCTTCCCGTACAACTTGAAGTCACACTGCTGCCCTAGCTTTTAGGCCAGCCTCTGTCCAGCCCTCCTAGGAGGGCTTTTGTCACCTCAGCTGAGAATGGGACAAAGTGCTGGCCTATAAGTCTTATCCTTATTTTCTTGGGGCTGCTCAGTTATAAAATGGGCCTGTTCCCATTCTCAGGGTGTCCCAAACTGAGATCTGGGAGCCCAGAAAGACTGGGGCTGATTAGATTAGCCCAGGGCAGAGCCTACCTGAACCAGAGCGGCACCAGCAAACGGGGAAAGGGAAGATGAAGGCCGATCCCCCGGCTCCCTTCATTGGCTTCCGGGTATGGAGGTGGCTTGGGAGTGAGGACCCAGACATCCTCAGGCACTGAGGGCATCGATGCCAGCAGGGCTGAGCACGATCGCCTGAAGGATGTCGGAAAGGGAGACCACACCCAGGAGATGCTGGGTCTCGTCCACTAGCACCAGCCGGTGTACCTGTGGGGCCACAGCGTTCAGTGAGGGGGCAGAGCCGTGGGGCTAGGGCAGCTGATGATGGTTGGTACCAAGAATCCAGGAAACACCCTGACATGGTAGGGGAGAAGGAGAGTGTTTCCTAGGAACCAGTTAGGGATGGCTGTGACCGCTCTAGGGATCAACTGGCTGTGGCCATTGGCACAAGGGACCCATGGACAGGACCAGGTGCAGACCAGACCAGTGTGGATGCCAGGAGTTGGTCATGAAATGGGAGGGCAGCCCAGGTGCCTGATGTACGGAGATGGCTGGAGCCGGGCAGAAAGCCTGGGCCATGTGTGCTGGGGTCATGCCTGGAGGGCACCGGGTACCTGCTCCCGAGCAATCCTGTCGATCACCTCCCCCAGGCTCTCGTGGGGCTGGCAGGAAAGGACTCCCTCCAGACACACCGTCCTCTGCCTCAGGGCTTCTCCCACACTCATGTCTAGGTCGTTGTAGGTTTGCTGGGCAGCCAGGTGCTGGGACAGGGAGAGAAGGACGACTCTTAGTTCACACCCTCGCCTAGGCACCAACCCCACAGATATCACCCCTACACACTTGCCATGGTCCCCCGATCCACAGATACCCTCCACCGGTCCCCATACCCTCACCCTCAGTCCCCATACCCTGCAGCGCCCCCGGCTCCCAGCAGACACTTACAATCACATCGAAGCGGGAGTAGAGGCCCACGACCTGACCTGCAGAGGGTGGCAGGtagggggcagggagagacagacagggaaGAGGCTCGGATCAGAACCAGGGTGCTGTGCAGAGGACCCTGGGCTGCTGGCTTTACACGAGGCACCAAGCTGCCACTACCTTAACCCGAGGATCAAATTTAGCATCACAGAGAGTGAGACAACCTCACGTCATGCCTCCTGTGGAGATGCATTGTGAGTGACTGGGCATCACCTACGAAACATTCTAGCCTAAAATGTACAGCCTGAATCTCATCAAGCCTTTAGATCTGATTTCCAGTTTACAGGAAACAAGAGTAGAGAATCGAGGTAAAGGCCAGCTctagagagcaaacagacaaaccTGGAGGTGGAGAACCCTACAGGACAACTCGCTCAGGCTTTTCAACTCATCGGAACCATGAAAATTAAGGGGGACTAGAACTGTTCTAGATTTAAAGAGACTTAAGGGACAAAAGACACAAATGCAAAATATGGACTTACTTCAATTGCATCCTATTTTGGACAAATCAAcgtaaaaaatacatattcttgaGGAAATGGCAAAATCAGAATAAGGATTGGATATTAGACAACATTTATACATTATTCATAGCTTTGTTAGTTggcatagaaaaaaattgattttaaaagatgcaGACTGAAGTGTTTGGAGTAAAATGATATGATATCTATAATTTACTTTGGATTACTTCAGAAAAAAGATGAACTGATTATGCAATACGTTAAAAATAGTTAATCCAAGCAATGGATATATGTGATTCATTATACAATTTTTGTaccattttcatatatttgaagtttttcttttttatatatatataatatttaataaagaaatttaattttctctttttttcaaacaTAGCAGGTGAATTTCAACCCATATTTGAAGTTTTtcataatcaaaaaataaattaagaacacTTCTTGATATCTAGCTTAATTGTGGTGATTTtaggtttgaaatattttacagcCACTGGCCAAGAAATAATCACATAGTCCCTCTAACCCTTTTTTAGAGCAGGAAATTGAAGTCTGGCTGGGGACCCAAGGTCCCCTTCTGCTGCTTCCTCTCACTATGTCCATTTTATTGTGCGTCATCTTTTAAATCCTCCTGTGAAGTCAGAAGGATGGGTGTTAAGATTCTCATttcacaagtgaggaaactgaggcacagagaggctgagtaactGGCCCAAGTCTCAGAGCAGGCAGAGGCCTCTAACCCCCACTCCTTCTTGGGCCCCCAGCAGATACCACACAGACTCCTGCCCGCCCCATGTCCTCCCCGCAAAgtgctcccctgccccagcccggccAGAGCCTCTCGTCCTGGGTGCAGGTACCACATTCGTTGACCACGGGCAGCGCAGACACACGCCGGTCCACAAAGATGTCCAGGGCGGTGAGGACGGGCGCTGTCTCCTGCACCACCGCCAAGTCCCGGAATGAGCCGATGCCCAGATCTTGGATGGTGCGGTAGAGGAAGGAGGGCCGGGGCAGCAGGGCGCCCTggttggggtggggatggtggcGATCAGGGCTCCAGCAGCCCCCAGAGgactcccagcccctccctccccactcctagGGTTGAAGACTTCCCAGCCCCTCTGGtcacctcccccttcctccccccggGGCCCAGGCTCACAAAGATGTGCAGGAACTTGAGCAGGCGCTTGTGTGTGAGGATGTGGAGTACATCGCCTGAGACCGGGTCCAGGATGGGCAGGCGATGGATCCGGTTCTTGATGAGGGTGTAGACAGCTTCAAACAGGCTGTGGGGGTGAGAGCACTGAGCCTGGAGGCAGCCTGGGAGAGACACCCTCCATCCTGGTCCCCTAAAAAGGAGGACAGGGCCCCAAGGCTGCCTTGTCTGTGTGTTGCATGGGGTGGAGGGGCGAGTTTGGCGCTGACTGGGACTAGGGAAGGGGACAGTGGGAGAAAGAGGTCCCGGTGGGCGGGTGGGGACGCTTACTTGTCATTGGGAGAGATGGAGACCAGAGGCTTGAAGCAGCCTTGCAGGTAGATCTCTGCAGAAAAGCCAGAGTTGGTCAGGCCAAGGGAGCTGGCCACCCAGCCTCACCCGGCACCCCAGACTACTTCCCTCCCCTTGGGCACCCTCAGGCTCCCTATtgttcctcccctgctccctccagGAAGCCACCACTGCCCATCCTCTGCCTCAGGCCCTTGGCCCACCCTCACCCACACAGCCCCTTTCTCGTACCCTCTCCCTGCTTACCCCGCCAGGTCTCGATCTTATGTTCTTCAATCTCATGGATCTGGACCTAGGGACATAGACAGCACTCCAGGAGTCACACGTGGGCCCCTTGGGCACCAGGCTCCATGAAGCCTCCCCTCCGCCCCAGCCCGCCTGGGCGCCCACAGGCCTCGCAGCCCGCTCCTCACCAGCGGGGACCTGTAGTAGCGATGCAGCACCAGGATGAAGTCCGTGATGGTCAGCATCCCTGCGGGGCGGGAGGAGGGTCAGCCTGGGGCCCTTGGGGGAGGCGGGTGGAGGGCTCAGactctctccctgccctgccagtgTGTGTGCCCTGAGGCAGTGGGGACTATGGGATGAGGACCCTCCCGTAAGATGGGCTCTCCCTCTTACGTTCCCctcaatttctctcttcttccccctcctcttcctattccctttatttcttcctcttccttcctcctttgctACCCAGCATCCCAGTGTTTGCTACATGGCACCATAAGGCAGCAGAATTGGAAGGGGTCAGCCAGCCATGGCCATTTCATAGGTGAGGAGACTGTGCCCAGGTCCCCCAGCCAGCCACCCCAAGACCCAGGAGTGGACTTGCCCCCACGCTGGCCCTGACTCGGCTCAGCCCGAGGGTCCCTCAAGCTTGTGGCATGTCAGAGTTCAGCACCAGAACCACCGTACAAGGTCTCCCCTTCCCATTCTCCACTCACcgccacctccccagcctctcctcaCCCACAAAGCTCTGCTTCTTGCTGTCCCACAGAGGGGCTGCCCGCACGCCATTGGCCACCAAGGCAAAGAAGGCCTTCTTGATCTGAGGGGCAGCAGAGAACTGTCAAGGGTGAGTCCCAAGAGGTCTGTACCCTGCTCTCCCACTGCCCCCAGTGGGCACCCACCCCCCTGCCTGCCATCCCCTCTGCTGTCCCAGCCAGGGCCCTTCTGTGGGACCTTCTCCCAGTCCTCCTCCTCACAAGCTTGCCTTCCTCATGTCATGGCACGCAGTAGACTTGATCCGTCTTGGGCACATTTGCCACATAGATCAGGCTGCTTGTGGCCAAAGGCACTGAGGACACCCTCACCAAGTACTTCAGGGTGTGAGAAACTCTAACTTTGTGTTTCCACTTGGGAGTCATGTGTGCACAGACACAATAGAGTTTTTGCTGATCTAAGTGCTAGAGGTATAATTACTTATATACCATTTgcatgtttatataatttatataatttttctctaaataaaatttctattgacTCATTTTGAGCCTTGTCCTTAACTAGCTATCTATACATGCCTCATCCTCAACAGTACTAGCTATATATgctgattatatttttctaacacacattaaataaatacaaagctaCTGAAATAAACTTATTTGTTCATGAACCACTAGGATCAAAATATGTACTATGGAAGATAGACGTATCCCATgctttgggaaacactgctctACATAATGGTGATAAGAGCAGAATCATAGACATTTTGTAGCTTAGCCTAATGGAAGAGCAGGTACCAGAGCTCATCCTATTTTTCTGTTACCAAAAGAGCCCCCTACTCTTTGTCCTAAGTGACCCTGCAGTGTCTTACACACACTTCATACTTTGTAAAGCATCCCCACTTTCTGCTGAATTGTCTCAAGAATCCCCCAAACCATGTAGGGTGATCTCATTCTTCGAGATGAGAGGGGTGAAGTGATGGACCTGAGGTCCTACAGatactaagtggcagagctgcGATGACAGAGGGATGCCCACAGAGAGCAGAAGTCCTCCCTCCCCCCGCTGGTCTCCATGTGCTAAGAGGGAGTCCTTGAAGGGGATTTGCAGAGGGACATGGCCTGGCAGGGCATCTCGGAGGGTGCGAGTGGTGGCTGCAGTGCTATGCGGGTGGACACTGAGCTTAGGTGGGACAGCACTGTGGCCTCACCTCCAGCGTGGTGTCAAAGATGACCAGCTTGGAGCTGGTTGCCATGGCGTCGTAGCAGGTGTGCTCCTGCATGAAGCGCATGTAGACCTGCGCCCCGGGCTTCTGTAGCTCGTCGTCCCAGCCCAGCTTGGGTAACGGGACCTGTGGAGACGGGCATGGGGCCGGCCTCTCTTCTACCAGGCCTTCCAGCTCATACCCCCAGGCCTCTGCGGCCGGGAACTCTGAGGCCAGCTCTGCATCATCTGTGCTGGAACCCGCTGCTGAGGCTGCACAGTCAGAAGGGAGGAAGTCCCCTGTTGGTGGGGTGCCCACTCTGACCAAGGCAGCAGCTTGGGCCAAGGGTGTGGCCTTGGGGAATGTGGCCTCCAGCCCAGTGGACTCAGCAGCTGGCCTGGCCCAGGAACCtgttgggaggaggaggggaaaggacaGTAACCCCATCTTCCAAAGCACTTTTTCATCTGCTATCTCAGTTGATTGCACAGCTGCCTTGGAAAGCCAGGATGCTGTGGCCCCATTTTGCAGGGGGAAGCCAAGTCTCAGAGAGTCGCTGTAGACAGTGGTACAGCTGTTCTCTCCCatgtggggagactgaggccaccAGATGAAGGTTGAGTCCAATTCTGTGATTTGGAGGAAGCCAAGGCAGAGCCTGGCCCCAGGCTCTGGGACTTCCCACTGCCCTGCCCTTCACCTCCCCAAAACTGGCCTTGGCCTCACCTTCCCCGAGACCCGGCGGCTCCCCTTCCTCTATGGCCTCCTGCCTTGTCCATCTTGAGGCCTTGGCCCTCCGTTTCCCACGGATTCTTTCTGAGCTGGTGGTCACAGCTGGTGATGGCCATGAACTGCTGTCCCCTTGCTCTAGGAAGCTCATCTCTGGAAGGAGGAATGGGGCCTGTTTGGTTAATAGGGAGTAATACAACAAAATCgatgaaaatgttattaataataattcatctTTCAAGCTTCCAATGGGCTTTTCTCCAACGTATTTCTCATTCAAAACTCATAGCAGCCTCATAAGGGAGGTATTTTCATAATCCCCGTTTCACTAGGGAGAGACCAgaaattcagagaagttaagcaatttgtgccaaatcacacagctagtaagtggtaagGTCAGGACTGGGGTCCACGCTCAGACTCCAGACTCCCCCTTCcttctgaaaagagaaaagaggaggtgaaggaaacacaacagaaaaagaggaagaagaaacaatgaagaagaaagaaggaaaaggagagaagacaaaGCCAGGCTGGGAGGGCTTGCGGGGAGGAGGGGGTCCCAGAAAA encodes:
- the PRKAG3 gene encoding 5'-AMP-activated protein kinase subunit gamma-3 isoform X2, which codes for MEPELERALCRTPSWSSLGGPEHQEMSFLEQGDSSSWPSPAVTTSSERIRGKRRAKASRWTRQEAIEEGEPPGLGEASAAGSSTDDAELASEFPAAEAWGYELEGLVEERPAPCPSPQVPLPKLGWDDELQKPGAQVYMRFMQEHTCYDAMATSSKLVIFDTTLEIKKAFFALVANGVRAAPLWDSKKQSFVGMLTITDFILVLHRYYRSPLVQIHEIEEHKIETWREIYLQGCFKPLVSISPNDNLFEAVYTLIKNRIHRLPILDPVSGDVLHILTHKRLLKFLHIFGALLPRPSFLYRTIQDLGIGSFRDLAVVQETAPVLTALDIFVDRRVSALPVVNECGQVVGLYSRFDVIHLAAQQTYNDLDMSVGEALRQRTVCLEGVLSCQPHESLGEVIDRIAREQVHRLVLVDETQHLLGVVSLSDILQAIVLSPAGIDALSA
- the PRKAG3 gene encoding 5'-AMP-activated protein kinase subunit gamma-3 isoform X1, whose amino-acid sequence is MEPELERALCRTPSWSSLGGPEHQEMSFLEQGDSSSWPSPAVTTSSERIRGKRRAKASRWTRQEAIEEGEPPGLGEGSWARPAAESTGLEATFPKATPLAQAAALVRVGTPPTGDFLPSDCAASAAGSSTDDAELASEFPAAEAWGYELEGLVEERPAPCPSPQVPLPKLGWDDELQKPGAQVYMRFMQEHTCYDAMATSSKLVIFDTTLEIKKAFFALVANGVRAAPLWDSKKQSFVGMLTITDFILVLHRYYRSPLVQIHEIEEHKIETWREIYLQGCFKPLVSISPNDNLFEAVYTLIKNRIHRLPILDPVSGDVLHILTHKRLLKFLHIFGALLPRPSFLYRTIQDLGIGSFRDLAVVQETAPVLTALDIFVDRRVSALPVVNECGQVVGLYSRFDVIHLAAQQTYNDLDMSVGEALRQRTVCLEGVLSCQPHESLGEVIDRIAREQVHRLVLVDETQHLLGVVSLSDILQAIVLSPAGIDALSA